The region TGCTTTCCACtaattgacacccttggtaaatatgatcaaagaaggctgtgaaaaaatgtctttattgttcaatCTTTTgatctattgttaaaaaaaaaaaagtcactaaaatACTCTgccctcatggatatcaaacaaccgcaaacacaacacaggtttatcaagaCAAATATTTGGTAAAGATTGGTgggcaacagttattggcacctttatgaattcatatgagaagaatatatttcctatacagtatattcccattgatatatatatatatattttttgtagggtgactaggaacatgaaattgttcaagcctgacttcctgtttcacaggggtataaatatgaggtaacacacaggccaaattcccttagtcattcataataatgcgtaagaccaaggaatagagctgtgatgtgcggcaaaaggttgttgagcttcacaaaatgggaattggctataagaaaatagaacgagcattgaaaacgcccatttccaccatgaaggaaataattaagaagttccggtcgactggaaatgtcatgaatcgacctggaattggacgtgtgtttatatcgtctcaacgcactgtgaagaggacggttcgagtggccaaaaattctccaaggatcacagctggagaattgcagatgaTAGTtatgtcttggggtcagaaagtctccagaaatacaatccgaagtcacctacatcaccacaggtTGTTTGggagggtttcaagaaaaaagcctctactctcgtccaaaaacaaactcgagcgtcttcagtttgccagacactactggaaaaGGGagcaggttctatggtcagatgaaggtggttttggtgcacacagaggggtagccatatggaaaagtacctcatgtcgacggttaaatatggaggtggatctttaatgtttggggctgttttcctgccagaggacctggagattttgttaggatacatggcatcatggactctatcaaatatcaaccgatattaaatgaaaacctgactttCTCTGAcagaaagtttaaaatgggcGGTAGTTGGATCTTCTAACAGGACAACgttccaaaacatgcatcagaatcaacacaaaaatggtttactgaccacaaaatcaaggtcttgccctgaccatcccagtcccctgacctgaaccccatagaaaacctgtggggtgaactgaagaggagactccaccagcatggacctcaaaatgtgaaggatctggagagattctgtacggaggaacggtctcagatccctcgccatgtattctccaacctcatcaggcgttataggagaagactcagagctgttatcttggcaaagcgaggtagcacaaagtatcgactaaaaggatgccaattaatgttgcacacctatatttaacaaagtttgttacatttttttttttttttaaataaacctgtgttttgtttgcaattgtttgatatccatgacagcagagtatttttgtgaattttttaaacggttaaacaataaagacaaattttcacactcttcctatttaccaagggtgccaatattagcggagggcactgtatattatttaatcagaaaaaaaaaactaaacaaccCATGATCTGATCAAATCTCATTAACATTGTCACATGATGGGTCCAGTACATGGCACCATAGCGAGTTAGTTGAGTCATTTTGTAACCCTGTTATGAATTGCTCCTCGTGTTGTGCTCTAGATTGCGGAAGGTCTCTCGCTCCTGGAACGCGCATCGTCGGAGGGGAAGTGGTGAATACCCTGGGACGCTGGCCATGGCAGGTCAGTCTGCACGCCACTGGGAGTCACACGTGTGGAGGATCGATCATCACTCCATCATGGATCGTCACCGCTGCTCACTGCGTTCAGTCGTAAGCCCATGTGACGACAtctttgttgtggtttttttttttttgtttttttttttattccgcTGTTACTCAGTGACGTTCTTTCATCATTCTGCAGACTTTCATCTCCAAGTCAGTGGAAGGTGTACGCCGGGTATCTGACCCTGAACCAGATGGAATACGTCAGCGGTAACTCGGTCGCGCGGATCATCTCTCACCCCGGCTTTGACACTGATAACAATAACAACGATATTGCTCTGATGAAACTGTGGACGCCACTCCAAATATCGTGTGAGTTACAATATAAGAGGAACAAGGAAGTGTGCGGCCAAAAAACATATACACGGTTACGTTTAGATCTAGGTGTGGgtgaaataaaaggaaaaagatATCACAATATCGCATTTCTCTGAtttatggattaaaaaaaaaaatctttttgatgatactttatttcatttatattattttttgctaaaattacaatgaaaaaattctgaaataaatattaaaagtaattatctaatgtgaaaatgtttgccttaaaattgacatttaaaaaaaaaaaattatgataagtataatatttattaaaaaattttgaaACGTTGAACacttaaaagggaaaaaaacattttttgaataaaaatctggaaaaatgttaacattttagatgtaaatatctgCACAGTTCACGAAGGCGTTTCTACGATACATAGCAATACAATAGAGGTTTTGAAACTTTatttcatgctttttaaaattatttttattgagtaaatattctgaaaataggatcaaataaaaataaaaaaaatgtgtgaaatcaaaAAAAGGTCTTAACattaaaaatgacttaaaaacgcgtaacaaatgtttaaaaaggaaaagaaaggaccATTTAGAAGATGAACATCGCATCAAGCTGCTTTCAGTCATTTCAAAAGATATCACAAGATCTAAGATCGCTCAGAAAAGTGTATGTATTGCGAAAGTTTCTCTGTACCAACCTCCATGTTTTGTGTTCTAAGTGATGGAACGATTGTTTACAGctgaagtgataacaggaagtagttTCTCAGAGAGCAGAAACAGAAGTGATAACGTTAAAAAATCAGGAAGGAAGCAAGtttatgcaaaacaaacaatgtccccctttttttctttcattattcaGCTAGCATTAGACCAGTGTGCTTGCCGAACACCGGTCTCGACTTGTCAACATCAAGAACATACTATGTTACTGGATGGGGGGCGACCAGGAGTCAAGGTATGAACATATTCAACATCTCACCAATCGTGTTCTAGTGTGACTGacttttatttacataacaAGCACGACAGAAGAACGGCACATTAtgtgcacatttaaaaaaaaaaaaaaaaagtgaacagcTTAGCAGGTAGTAGCTTGAATTGTCAGCTATAAGCAGTCGTTTTATACCCCAGAGGACAATGATCATACCAAACGAGAGGAAgggaatataaatataaagttgcAAGCGATTAAGAAGCTGAACGTGTGACTGTAAATCCATGTCCTTCTCAAGGTTCTGCCTCTAACGAGTTACGTGAGGCTCAGGTCTCGCTGATTAGCAGGACGGTGTGTAACAGCCAGCAGGTTTATAACGGCCGAATCACGGACACCATGATCTGCGCAGGCAAGCTGGAGGGTGGAGTGGACTCGTGCCAGGTCAGCATTCGATACCTATCAGACACGGATGGAGAAAAATGTCTGTCATGCGAATGTCAGCGATAACATGTTCTTGTTTTTAGGGGGACAGCGGTGGTCCTCTGGTCACTTCGGAGAATTTTCTGTGGTGGCTGGTGGGAGATACTAGCTGGGGTCAGGGCTGCGCTATTCGAAACCGGCCGGGTGTTTATGGAAACGTGACCACCTTCCTCGAATGGATTTACACGCAAATGAAGGTAAGGACACGTAACATGTGAAATGAGAATAAACCTGAGGTCCCACCCCAGACATGAATACTGTAGGCaatttcagaaaaatcctccaggtcctgcacgttctttgttttttcagcatCTTCCGCATAGTTGACTATGCGATATTATTGAGATctcactgaggacgactgagagactcgtacacaactattacagaaggtgcaaacattcactgatgctcaagaagacaACACGATAGTTAAAAGccggggcgggggggggggcgtaaacttttgaacaggatcatctgtgtaaattattattttgtcttttggggaaacatgcaaatatcttatgtagcttctgaagtgcagtactaaatggaaaaaaaaaaaaaaaagaaaacaaaataatatcctgttcaaaagtttacacccccctggctctgtATCGTATCGCCTTCGTGAGAATCGGTTAATGTTGCTTaaaagtgcttgtgtttaaacaacagcagcaacaaaacCTGTCTACTCAAGAAAATGAGTGTAACCCGGTTCTGAATGCGCATAAATTTCCCCGGCGTAAATATTGACGTGGCTTTTGGACGCGTCGGAAATGAAGCTCCGTCCGATTGAAGACGAGTGACGAAAGATCTCTCGGGATTTCTTCTACACAGAGTCCTTATAAAAGCTGTGAGCTCTAACCGCACCCCTTATCCcgacatttaacatttacatctTTTCCATCTCCAAGTTGGCTTGTATGAGTAATTACATGAGTAAGTTTGCATTTGTGTGCTGGGTTTTAAAACGCAAGACTTCACAATAAAGACGAACGCGTACGCGTAATTTATACACACAAGGCTGTGACGCAACTGGGGAAGATTCACCAGGTGAATAAGCAGAATGCAGAATGGTTTTTCTTAATTTGgtttatgatgtgtgtgtgtgtgtgtgtgtgtgtgtgtgtgtgtgttccagaaaTATTAATTTGAAGTCTGGGCAAAATGGATGGACCTCATGGACCTTCATTTCCGAGGAACTTCATGAAGGATGATTTTGaagatgtttatatttatatatcctgTGGATTAGCAGTATTCCCTAATCGTTTATGTTCGATGAATTCTATTTTTGTAAAAGGTggtttttttgttcctttttttaattttttaaagcaaattttGACTAAAGCTTATGTCAGATGTCTAGTGTTTGCGGTTTTAAACACTTCAActatttattgtaaaaaaaaacaaaaaaaacaaaacaaaaaaaaaatcttaatgacTAACCTGTCTAGGTTGTTTTTAAGCACCGTGTCAGATACATTAAATCAAATGTACGGATCAGTGTGTTACGCTCCAGGTAGCCAACGTGTTTTTTAAGACTGTCGTGAAAGCAAATTGACTTGTGCTTTATTTGCACGagccgtttttttttctccacacactACCCCTGAGCACAGCGAGTTCAGAAACAGGGCGTGAGTGGCCGAGAAAGTGGCTTTGATTCTCTTCCTGCGCTGATGGTATTTCTCCATAAAGACAGTTTATTATGATTTTATGTAGCAGCTGAATACCATTTAAAAACCCAAGACGCTTTTAAAACAtaaggtgtgtgtttataaaaatgaatatgatcATAGAATTCCCTCTGTTTCTGTACAAACAGTAtgaattaaaattattattgtatatgtgtgtgtgtatatacatatatatatatatatatacatatatatagaaacatatatggtttgttcttgtttttatttcttccaaAGAATATAGCCCTTCTGAAAACTGATCTGCTATCACTCAAATAGTAACTGTGCTCCTCCTTACAGGGTTTGGGTTTAATCCCAATCTTGGATTAGGTCAGTATACTCCTGAAGCCTCCACTCTAGCAGTTCGAATTAAACAGATGCTTAAATACATTTACCAAGCTAATGTCTCAATTCGGATGTGCTAAAATattctcattcattctctccctcgctctcgcTATGTCTAATCAGTGCACGTTGGGATCTGGGTTCTAATTGGCAGATGCCCAGCGGTGTAGGATACATCTGCTACCTGTTTGTGCCAATTAGCAGATGTGCGACCTCTTTAGCGGGTTAACAGATGTGGCAAATTAGGGACTCATTTGGATGAATGCTTGTTTAGCACAAGGGCCTGTGCAATTATATATCGACACCAGGAAGTGGGGTTTTATCCGTATTCGTTTGTTCTTCGAGGTCTTCTGATCAAATTTGCAGGGAAATAATATTCTGTTGGCAAACAaacggtgttttttttttttttccccttcagacTCTGGAATTTTGGAGGGCGTTGTGTTTAACAGGTAATCGCTACAATGTTCGTTAGAGTTACTTTTTGGTGTAAtatgacattttattattaaatattaaagctcAGTTTATTCCAAAGCACTGACAAAGTGCAGCGTTATCATAATCTTATATATCCTGCATCCCAGAGTGTTCCTGTTTACAAACGTTTCTGAAGTGTTACGGAGATATCCTTAAGTGTTACTGCCATTTCCTAAGGTGATACTGAAATGTCACAAAGTGTTACTGAAATACCCGGCGGTGTTTCTAAATGATCCTGCAGTGTTACTAAGATATTCTGCTGCGTTACTGAAATATCCTGAGACCGTCCTGTAGTCTAACTAAAATATCTCGCCGTGTTACAGAACTCTGGTACAATATTTTACCAAAATGTCCTGAGGTGTCGATGATCGTCGTGTCTGTGCGTTTTTTCTTGTAGCTGGccgtaaattttttaaatagacgCACTTCCCCTTTGCAGTATTATAACATCATGCGACTGATACAATCCAAATCCAAGGATATCTGTAGGAGTGTTCCAGAGTTCACGATGTTCACTGAGGAGAAGTGAGTCGTTCTGGTCTGAAGACCGAGTCGAGCTCTTGGACAGGTCTGAGAGTTAAATAGCACTTATAAGATTGACTGGGCTCAATCTTTCAGAAACACTTTGTGTGTACATGGATCAAACTGTGTGTGTCGTTCGGTCTGAGCGTGCGATCAAACGCACATGTCTCGGCAGCCAATGAGGACGGAGAGCCTGTTACTGGGCAGTTATGGGTTTTTCCCTGCGCTCTcgctccccttctctctctctctcgctctctctttctctcgctctctctttctcgctctctgtgtTCTTGAGGTCGATTCATACGTCAGGGCTCATAGATTGCAAGAACAGCGTCCTGTGctgaatgtgtatgtatgtgtgtgtgtgtgtgaagtttgtaGGTCAGCTAATGCTAAGCTCAGCAATCTGGATGCGGTCTCAC is a window of Ictalurus furcatus strain D&B chromosome 16, Billie_1.0, whole genome shotgun sequence DNA encoding:
- the tmprss2 gene encoding transmembrane protease serine 2, which gives rise to MHNNPSHINYGFHYGEERPPAQAPGYPPPIYPTVPLYSNAAPAPINTHYTVTSGFPHTPAARKVSRNRCLCITAAVIFVFVILAIAAVLLWYFLAGACVTGRTCGQSSTCVRSSQWCDGRTDCPAGEDEAQCFRFYGPNSMLQSFSNEDQKWKVVCSDRWNDNTGKQACKEIGYSSSDYVSYGTIDPGSSAGDGYMTLKSDYSNVLSSEPVHSSLSNSARCQTNTVVTLKCIDCGRSLAPGTRIVGGEVVNTLGRWPWQVSLHATGSHTCGGSIITPSWIVTAAHCVQSLSSPSQWKVYAGYLTLNQMEYVSGNSVARIISHPGFDTDNNNNDIALMKLWTPLQISSSIRPVCLPNTGLDLSTSRTYYVTGWGATRSQGSASNELREAQVSLISRTVCNSQQVYNGRITDTMICAGKLEGGVDSCQGDSGGPLVTSENFLWWLVGDTSWGQGCAIRNRPGVYGNVTTFLEWIYTQMKKY